A stretch of the Alnus glutinosa chromosome 6, dhAlnGlut1.1, whole genome shotgun sequence genome encodes the following:
- the LOC133871207 gene encoding aspartyl protease family protein At5g10770-like has product MATTPVSSFLWVIILFGFSAGFLCPYAHEGRETTESQHLLLHTHTVQVDSLIPSTTCTSTASNEGPKSKGSLKVIHKYGPCFQSKEDEVAAVPNHIEILLQDQSRVNAINSRLSKNSAGSSKFRDSQAATLPAKSGLTVGSGNYVVTVGLGTPKRDLRLVFDTGSDLTWTQCQPCAGYCYNQVDPIFDPSKSTSYSNVTCTSPTCTQLSSPTGNRPRCSLTSQCIYLIGYGDKSYSIGYFSKERLTITPLDVLDNFLFGCGQDNEGLFNGSAGLLGLGRNQISIVQQAAKKYGLFFSYCLPSTPSSIGHLTFGNGGGVSNTVKFTPLLTLSRGASFYGLGLTGISVGGRQLSIPTSVFSTPGTIIDSGTVITRLPPMAYNELRTAVRESMRGYPMTSPVSILDTCYDFSKNKSVLVPSIAFLFGGVSVDLDHAGVFFILSSSQACLGFAGNNDASNIVIIGNAQQKRLEVVHDVAGGRIGFGPSGCS; this is encoded by the exons ATGGCTACTACTCCTGTTTCCTCCTTCCTATGGGTTATTATCCTCTTTGGTTTTTCTGCAGGTTTTCTATGCCCTTATGCTCATGAAGGAAGAGAGACTACAGAAAGCCAACACCTGCTTCTTCATACGCATACTGTTCAAGTCGACTCTCTAATCCCATCAACTACCTGCACAAGTACTGCTTCTAACGAAG GTCCTAAAAGCAAGGGCTCTCTAAAAGTGATACACAAATATGGGCCATGCTTTCAAAGCAAGGAAGATGAAGTAGCAGCAGTTCCAAATCACATTGAAATCCTCCTCCAAGACCAATCCAGGGTCAATGCAATCAACTCCAGGCTTTCCAAGAACTCTGCCGGCAGCAGTAAATTTAGGGACTCTCAGGCCGCCACCCTACCGGCTAAATCCGGTCTTACGGTCGGCTCTGGCAACTACGTTGTCACCGTCGGCCTTGGCACGCCCAAAAGAGACCTAAGACTTGTATTTGACACTGGCAGCGACCTTACTTGGACCCAGTGTCAACCATGCGCCGGATATTGCTATAACCAAGTTGACCCCATCTTTGACCCTTCCAAATCCACATCATATTCCAACGTTACATGCACGTCGCCAACATGCACTCAACTCTCCTCTCCCACAG GAAACAGACCACGGTGCTCCCTTACCTCACAATGCATATACCTCATAGGATACGGTGACAAATCATACTCAATCGGCTATTTCAGCAAAGAAAGGCTAACCATAACACCGTTAGATGTGTTGGACAATTTCTTATTTGGTTGTGGCCAAGACAACGAAGGACTCTTCAATGGCAGCGCCGGGTTGCTAGGCCTCGGTCGTAACCAAATCTCCATCGTACAACAAGCTGCAAAAAAGTACGGCCTATTCTTCTCGTATTGCCTACCCTCCACACCTAGCTCAATAGGACACCTCACTTTTGGAAATGGCGGTGGAGTCTCCAACACCGTAAAGTTCACGCCATTGTTGACACTTTCTCGAGGTGCGTCATTCTACGGGCTTGGCTTGACCGGAATAAGTGTCGGCGGACGTCAACTATCGATTCCAACGTCAGTGTTCTCAACACCAGGCACCATCATCGACTCCGGGACAGTCATTACACGGTTGCCACCTATGGCGTACAACGAACTGCGAACAGCAGTTCGAGAGTCGATGCGTGGTTATCCGATGACAAGCCCGGTCTCAATACTCGATACGTGCTATGACTTTAGCAAGAACAAGAGTGTTTTAGTTCCGAGCATTGCCTTTTTGTTTGGTGGTGTGAGTGTGGATTTGGACCATGCAGGGGTGTTTTTCATACTAAGCTCTTCGCAGGCTTGTTTAGGGTTCGCCGGAAACAATGATGCAAGCAACATAGTGATTATCGGGAATGCTCAACAAAAAAGGTTAGAGGTGGTGCATGATGTTGCTGGAGGGAGGATTGGCTTTGGCCCTAGTGGTTGTAGCTAA